In Stegostoma tigrinum isolate sSteTig4 unplaced genomic scaffold, sSteTig4.hap1 scaffold_82, whole genome shotgun sequence, the DNA window tgaacccattatgaactcaaaaatcgttctatctcctcttcaaatttgctccatgtcacagccctccaatgccttctcagggagtgaattccagagattcatgacccttccggtgtagaaatttttcatcatccctttaaaccttctttccctatgctaaaactatgacctcttgttctattgcccacatgaggaaccatcctttccacgtcaactttatcaatctgcttgaacatattatatccctcaattagatcccttctcattgttctgaacccctgagaatgtaggccgaaactactctgtctgtcttaagacgcattctcgtctctggaatcatcctggtgaacctccactggactgcctccaatacaatgacacctctccttaagtaaggagaccagaactgtacacagggctccaggtgtggactcactaatgccttgcatagttgcagcaaccttcttttgtatttgtatactctctttcttgagcaacaaatgccaaaattccatttccctgccttaatacctgctgtacctgcttactgagtttctgtgattcataaaactaaaaaaaatgaaggtttcaatgctgttaaaatgaaatccatccaagtaaaattaaaataatgataagaggacattaatagaaaatgaaaacatttttctctctctggagagcaatattgaacaggcttcacataataatgttatttgtgagcttggattctatactggaggaatgctgcgcaagttttaagtttgaattgtacacctataccgtgtgtagtgagaaggacaagacgtgggttttaatctaataattttctgtgttcttctgttataaatatacataggcatccgcttgtgagcattttcagtaattgaataccacagtaaagagaatgaaaatttatctcaccctggaatctgaattgtccagtatcaccatcaactgggatcataacacttgtcatttcaaaggccaaacctgatattaccactcgattcctcaactaaaatggaatttgattcattcaattgtcatacatgaatgaccttgatagtgtgttgtaaattataaagtgaaacaaaatagcccttcaccatttttcttgtaaagcaaatccatcatattcgattgttgtagtggtataaaacactagtaagtcacacattgcaaagtcctcctgaatgtgagccagacatttacatagatctgtggttaacctcaagaggcaacccaatcttgtatttgtttcctttttaggccacttttctgacaacaaagacttcaccagtctccttaaacagctgagatcagactaattacaaagctctattttgtccataacctacccttgatcaatgctaaagaagatagactagcatttaaataaaattgtatttatagagtcatagagtgatacaacacgaaacagacctttcagtccaattagtccatgctgaccataatcccaaactaaagtagtcctgcctgcctcctgcgctcggccatatccctccattcatgtacttacctggatgtcttttaaatagtgaaactgtacccgcatccaccaattcttctggaagttcattccacatatgaacaatcctctgtataaaaatattgcccctcatttcctttttaaatctttttcctctcatcttaaaactatgccccatagttttgaaatcctccacagtagggaaaagacatttggcgttcaccttatctagatccctcattattttataaacattcatcgggTGACCCCGAAACCTCCTaagatccagtgaaaaaagccccagtctattctcaccttaaatctcaaaacctccatttctggcaacatcctggtaattcttttctgaaccctctccagcttaataatatccttccttgaacaccgaccagaattggacacaacagtgtagaagaggcctcaccaatatcctgtacaacttcaacatggcattccaactcttctcctcaaaggtctgagtcatgaaacaccttcttaactaccgaaagaactacagatgctgtaaatcacgaacaaaaacaaagttgctgtcaaatctcaggaagtctggcagcttctttgaaggaaaaaacaaagttaacgtttcaggtccggtgacctttcctcataactggcatttcccctctttgctgtgcactgtaccaccgattttggtatcatctgcaaacttactaaccaggccttctatattctcatctaaatcatttatataaacgacaaccaaaagcagacccagcaatgatccctgtgggacaccgctggcaacaggcctccagtatggaaaacttccttgcatcaccactctccatctcctgccttttatccaattttgtttagtttctacttaattaatattccagtaataaacatcCCTGATGAGCTGCGGAacggtcaccgcacccgaaacgttaacgctgtttttgttttccgtcacagatgttgccagacccggtgagctattccagcaactttgttttagttcctgatgagctgcgactttgtacttgactgatttccaacatcaaaagttctaaatgttggaagagattggtttaccttgacttcctagcttgaaaatgtgccttttatgcaaagaaactgtactctgggacagtggttttgcagatttacctgcaggtccagctgtgaatcggagttgaagtagttgcaagcactgatgaataggcagctatttagcctctggatgtaatcctgtggaagcgacgagggtctaggccattgactcgagaactgatgagggaacggcttgcCCCAACCAGCTTCCCTTCAGGGGAGCGCCAGCCTCAGGTCGCTCCCCTCAAGGGGTACgtcatcctgaccttgctcctctcGTGCGTaggcagctacatctttctcccctctggcacATAATAGACCGGCGGCAAACCTGGTGGGATGCCACTTTCCATGAGCGGTTGGCtaaccagaacccagcaggtgtagtaagcagcagtgtcacttgggaggtgatgatctctgttaccattggcaaccaacctacgattattgctcgatctcgggccaggattgagtgaaacaccattagcacgccacttccccttcttgatgttgcacattgaatgcctttgaaagcctgttacatttcttaatggtgacacccctgcccactgttgagtcaataccagttgttgtgggatgatgtatgtgtACGTCAGTTGCTCAATTGGGGACTTTAACTCGcaatgaagttgggaagttatgcacaagtcttctcaccatggatttaatctggctctaagcagaattgtaggtggtgccatccttccacctgattaaatgtcctctattttcaaacttgccacaagggaaagtacaaaatcccgctgtttttgttatcaattcatggtttttaattttgcaatcagtgtcgtaagcagcagattagttcagtccttgtgaaattgaaggcaatgcaacactttaattggtcactttttaacatggtaggttctcagactgaggaaatggtgaatgttgttgatctttaatgcaacataatggaggagagaaaaatctggactacagagcccacaggaagaaaattataatctgtcagtgctgcctccatgagaacaatgccaagtaaatacccgtccccatatcgaacaatagaagtttcctgcatatcagaacatacccattgagtggggaactgatgaataatgcaggagcaccatcagattgaaatacttttattctaagaatttcagaacatgctgggatttttatagcaagcaatacttgtgatggaatattcttttaatgtcaaaatgctgcaacagtttggaagaaccaatattaaatggatattattgcagataatatatgtgaattaaataaaattgtttgcttaaagtattttgtaattcaaattgaatgtcgcatttttgttgtatcttagttgtcttctgtttctactttttcttatttttatagagcaggtattgtcctggtcacttgtaatgctgccaattcaagattaactacatggatggtctctatcagttgcttaatccccgatgtcagtttgcaatcctgaatccaagattgtcacttcatctttcaattctgtgtataatcaaagtctgagatcaacagctttcattttactatctggaagtcaatcagtgcagattttgtttgtaaaccagcGTTCTGTCTGTAAAACTGCTtcgtttaattagattagttagttaagattcatgttaatgaaatgaatcataactaagcttcatctcttcctcattctgaacacatggtatgtcacgcaatggcaattcaattttgcattggtgccggttcaaaccatgtgtattccaactacagattgatacagatgaaattgtaccatttcctttttagtaccattctcaccatacagtgtttctgttcattacgtttctgtgtacagttctgaaccagtccccttgcccctgagcttgccaaatgttCAATGTTGTcgtgacattgtcaaagaattcatttcttggtagattcagagataaattaatgtaaactagtatgtgttaatgcctctgctgtaatcgggcgaaacactcaggccattgtcttaatttttctctcttgtatttatattgaaatgttgaccatgccatttgcgCCACTTACTGGaattggacttgttacagaagtgctgaacgtcaacttgccaaatacaattggatgaaaagtatgaggccaatcagtctcttgaaacactttctctatgcaatcaacataacaacattcattgacaatgaaaaattacgtACGTGCTTAagaagattagatttgaaacagagatttgtgaatatgaatggagctatatatgtccccatctcaggcacccacctcaagttcacctggactatctacaacacctctgtcaccttcctggacctctctgtctccatctcaggtaaccacccagaaaccgatatccatttcaagcccaccgactcccacagctacctagaatacaccacctcccacccaccttcctgcaaaaattccatcccctattcccaattccttcacctccgcctcatctgctcccaggatgaggcattccattcccgtacacgtcagatgtcctcgtttttcaacgaccgcaaccccccaccccccacccaaccacacacagtggtcaagaaccatgtctcccacatttcctgcaactcatccctcacaccccatccccgcaataagcaccaaaagagaaccccctcatcctctcataccaccctaccaacctctggatacaacgcatcatcctccaacacttccaccatctgcaatctgacctcaccaccaaagacatttttccatccccacccttgtctactttctggagagaccactctctccatgactcccttgtcggctccacgcttccctccaaccccaccacacccgacattttccctgcaactgcaggaagtgctacacgtgcccccatacctcctccctcacccccatcccaggccccaagaagactttccacatcaagcagatgttcaactgcacatctaccaatgtggtatactgcatccgctgtacccgctgtggactcctcaacatcggggaaaccaaggagagacttaagtgttctgcaaagcagtccctatgctcggttcacaacaaacaactgcacctcccagtcgcgaacaatttcaacttcccctcctattccttcgacgacatgtccatcctgggcctcctgcagtgccacaacaatgccacccgaaggttgcagcaacagcaactcatattctgcttgggaaccctgcagcccaataatatcaatgtggatttcacaagcttcaaaatctcccctccccctactgcatcccaaaacaagcccagctcgtccccgcctccctcacctgttctttctcccacctatcccctcctcccacctcaaaccacacccccatttccttcctactaacctcaccccttgacctgtccgtcctccctgaactgtcctaccccctccctaccacccgacccacactcacctctactagctccacctcttcaacttgtctgtctcctctccaactatcttcccctctatccatcttcgatccacctccccctctctccctatttatttcagaatcctctccccctcccccttttctgatgaggggtctcggcccaacatgtaagcttttgtgctcctaagatgctgcttggcctgctgcgttcatccagctgcacactttgttatctctatatcacGTAACAACCTCATTgagtgagttctagagcgaattgtgcagggtagacttcgggtttatcattctaacttgccagtcctgaaagatgaaacttggtttgtgttggatgtttgttttaatagctatgaaagatatcctgaaaggatatgtcaaatcttttgttgagaatttaacccatttagtcactctaatctttttccttttttaaagtttccttggtagtcataaatttcaaatatctgcacaattttatttggctttgtattggttctctgagattctctgttaatggctccgtgacctgctagctcattacagaatttatcattgatgtgcctgtaacaaaatctttagtcttatactatatattcccaatttcaggataaagtccagagagaccttttaaaggaaaggggtttcgaaagaaaacttcagttccatcgatcaaagtcatgaatagttgataaattatttgcatttcatatttccagaacctaacccggaagagagagcccagagaattgccaaagctgtcctcaaacagtcaatagaagtgaaggaaaattgggagcaattgaaaacccatgcaaacaactggcagaaacaggtggaaaaggcattggagaaacttcaagaactgcagaaagctctggatgatcttgaggctcgtgataacagctgagggggtccacactgattggcaacctgtgggtgacctgcttattgactcattgcaggatcacattgataaaaccagactaagtgcaattacattacacttcacttatgaacagatgtaaccgcaatgttgtatcgagacgatcagtaatatgagtacttcagtaatattgattgaatggttgttaacttaatttgaaaattaaaacttagttgagcatgccttctgatgatatcacatcggtaatattagtataattgaggattctattagtcagtgacatcagctgagttatctgcttgttgctatgttatcaggattaaaggtaaagtcttagcacgccatttggccactccttagagagagacaactggttatgatttaacctgaagatcaccatgcctcgggcaagtagaggggttgaggcaaagatcctttgtggtcagctcactggtgtggcaattgagccctctctgcagggcatcactttgcatcacaaaccaaccgttcagccaactgaatttgaatggaGTTTAGGATTGTAGAGTAAtccatgcaattgtatttttttgaatgaatgtttctaactgggactctctcactggcaaactttttaaaagccagctcagccatacaggttagataagttcctgatctcagctgaattttttgatctggggtgggtcagcgttaggagttcagtgattggaatgaattctcattaaattaacgagagggatactacacgtgaatagaccgatgttttgaaaagaggatgagatacgagcaaaa includes these proteins:
- the LOC132209292 gene encoding uncharacterized protein LOC132209292; translation: MKSMRPISLLKHFLYAINITTFIDNEKLRTCLRRLDLKQRFVNMNGAIYVPISGTHLKFTWTIYNTSVTFLDLSVSISGNHPETDIHFKPTDSHSYLEYTTSHPPSCKNSIPYSQFLHLRLICSQDEAFHSRTRQMSSFFNDRNPPPPTQPHTVVKNHVSHISCNSSLTPHPRNKHQKRTPSSSHTTLPTSGYNASSSNTSTICNLTSPPKTFFHPHPCLLSGETTLSMTPLSAPRFPPTPPHPTFSLQLQEVLHVPPYLLPHPHPRPQEDFPHQADVQLHIYQCGILHPLYPLWTPQHRGNQGET